One Cynocephalus volans isolate mCynVol1 chromosome 5, mCynVol1.pri, whole genome shotgun sequence DNA window includes the following coding sequences:
- the TTK gene encoding dual specificity protein kinase TTK isoform X1, giving the protein MEVEDLSGRELTIDSIMNKVRDIKNKFKNEELTDELSLNKVSADTTDNSGTVNQIMMMANNPEDWLNLLLKLEKNSVPLNDALLNKLIGRYSQAIEALPADKYGQNESFARIQVRFAELKAIQEPDDARDYFQMARANCKKFAFVHISFAQFELSQGNFKKSKQLLQKAVERGAVPLEMLEIAIQNLNLQKKQLLSEEEKKNLSASAILTGQESFSSSLGHLQNRNISCDSRGQAIKARFLYGENMPPQDAEIGHRNPLKQTNKTKRSCPFGRVPVNLLNSPDCDAKTDGTAVPSFIKRQISGSECRDLIVAASKSSGNDSYELRNLKSIQNIYSKEPLVSDEKSSEFITDSVTLKNKMEPSLLTKLEETKEHQEPKVAESKQKLWQSKRKSECVNQDSVASSSQRQIPEITRKVDIEQKHVTFEQPVFSVSKQSPPISASKWFDPKSICKTPSSNTLDDYMSCFRTPLVKNDFPPACQLSTPYSQLAYFQQQQQQIPSTPLQNLQISASSSTNECISVKGKIYSILKQIGSGGSSKVFQVLNEKKQIYAIKYVNLEEADSQTIDSYRNEIAYLNKLQQHSDKIIRLYDYEITDHYIYMVMECGNIDLNSWLKKKKSINPWERKSYWKNMLEAVHTIHQHGIVHSDLKPANFLIVDGMLKLIDFGIANQMQPDTTSIVKDSQVGTVNYMPPEAIKDMSSSRENGKSKSKISPKSDVWSLGCILYYMTYGKTPFQHIINQISKLHAIIDPNHEIELPDIPEKDLQDVLKCCLIRDPKQRISIPELLAHPYVQIHPGNQVAKGTTEEMKYVLGQLVGLNSPNSILKVAKTLYERYSSGESHDSSSSETFEKRWGKK; this is encoded by the exons atggaggTAGAAGATTTAAGTGGCAGAGAATTGACAATTGATTCCATAATGAACAAAGTgagagatattaaaaataaatttaaaaatgaagaacttACTGATGAACTAAGCTTGAATAAAGTATCTGCTGATACTACAG ATAACTCGGGAACTGTTAACCAAATTATGATGATGGCGAACAACCCAGAGGATTGGTTGAATTTGTTGCTCAAATTAGAGAAAAACAGTGTCCCCCTAAATGATGCTCTTTTAAATAAACTGATTGGTCGTTACAGTCAAGCAATTGAAGCACTTCCTGCAGATAAATATGGCCAAAATGAGAGTTTTGCTCGAATTCAAGTGAGATTTGCTGAATTAAAAGC TATTCAAGAACCAGATGATGCACGTGATTACTTTCAAATGGCCAGAGCAAACTGCAAGAAATTTGCTTTTGTGCATATATCTTTTGCACAATTTGAATTGTCACAAG gtAATTTCAAAAAAAGTAAGCAACTTCTTCAGAAAGCTGTAGAACGTGGAGCAGTACCACTAGAAATGCTGGAAATTGCCATACAGAATTTAAACCTCCAAAAAAAGCAACTGctttcagaagaggaaaagaagaatttATCAG CATCTGCAATATTAACTGGCCAAGAATCATTCTCCAGTTCACTTGGACATTTACAAAACAGGAACATCAGTTGTGATTCCAGAGGTCAAGCTATTAAAGCCAGGTTTTTGTATGG agAGAACATGCCCCCACAAGATGCAGAAATAGGTCATCGAAATCCCTtgaaacaaactaacaaaactaAACGA TCATGCCCGTTTGGAAGAGTCCCAGTTAACCTTCTAAATAGCCCAGATTGTGATGCGAAGACAGATGGTACAGCTGTGCCAAGTTTCATAAAAAG ACAGATCTCTGGATCAGAATGCCGAGATTTGATTGTGGCTGCATCTAAATCAAGTGGAAATGATTCTTATGAATTGAGAAATTtaaag tcTATTCAAAATATCTATTCCAAGGAACCTCTGGTGtcagatgaaaagagttctgaatTTATTACTGATTCAGTAACCCTGAAGAATAAAATGGAACCAAGTCTTCTAACTAAATTAGAAG AAACTAAAGAACATCAAGAACCAAAGGTTGCAGAAAGTAAACAAAAACTATGGCAATCTAAGAGAAAGTCAGAATGTGTGAACCAGGATTCTGTTGCATCTTCAAGTCAGCGGCAGATTCCAGAGATAACCCGAAAAGTTGATATAGAG cagAAACATGTCACTTTTGAGCAACCTGTCTTTTCAGTTTCAAAGCAGTCACCACCTATATCGGCATCCAAATGGTTTGATCCAAAATCTATTTGTAAGACACCAAGCAGCAATACCTTGGATGATTACATGAGCTG ttttagaaCCCCACTTGTAAAGAATGACTTTCCACCTGCTTGTCAGTTGTCAACACCTTATAGTCAGCTTGCCTATttccagcagcaacagcagcaaatTCCCTCTACGCCACTTCAGAATTTACAG attTCAGCAtcctcttcaacaaatgaatgCATTTCAGTTAAAGGAAAAATCTATTCTATATTAAAGCAGATAGGAAGTGGAGGTTCAAGTAAG GTATTTCAGGTGTTGAATGAAAAGAAACAGATATATGCTATAAAATATGTGAACTTAGAAGAAGCAGATAGCCAAACTATTGATAGTTACCGGAACGAAATAGCTTATTTGAATAAACTGCAACAACATAGTGATAAGATCATCCGACTTTATGAtta TGAAATCACAGACCACTACATCTACATGGTAATGGAGTGTGGAAATATTGATCTTAATAGttggcttaaaaagaaaaaatctatcaATCCATGGGAGCGCAAGAGTTACTGGAAAAATATGTTGGAGGCAGTTCACACAATCCATCAACAtg gcattGTTCACAGTGATCTGAAACCTGCTAACTTTCTAATAGTTGATGGAATGCTAAAGCTAATTGATTTTGGGATTGCAAACCAAATGCAACCGGATACAACAAGTATCGTTAAAGATTCTCAG GTTGGCACGGTTAATTATATGCCACCAGAAGCTATCAAAGATATGTCTTCCTcaagagagaatgggaaatccaaGTCAAAG aTAAGCCCCAAAAGTGATGTTTGGTCTTTAGGATGCATTTTATACTATATGACTTATGGGAAAACACCATTTCAGCATATAATTAATCAGATTTCTAAATTACATGCCATAATTGACCCTAATCATGAAATTGAATTACCTGATATCCCAGAGAAAGACCTTCAAGATGTTTTAAAG tgttGTTTAATAAGGGACCCTAAACAGAGGATATCCATTCCTGAGCTCCTGGCACATCCATATGTTCAAATTCATCCAG gtAACCAAGTGGCTAAGGGAACCACTGAAGAAATGAAATATGTTCTGGGACAACTTGTTGGTCTGAATTCTCCTAACTCCATTTTGAAAGTTGCTAAA
- the TTK gene encoding dual specificity protein kinase TTK isoform X2 has protein sequence MEVEDLSGRELTIDSIMNKVRDIKNKFKNEELTDELSLNKVSADTTDNSGTVNQIMMMANNPEDWLNLLLKLEKNSVPLNDALLNKLIGRYSQAIEALPADKYGQNESFARIQVRFAELKAIQEPDDARDYFQMARANCKKFAFVHISFAQFELSQGNFKKSKQLLQKAVERGAVPLEMLEIAIQNLNLQKKQLLSEEEKKNLSASAILTGQESFSSSLGHLQNRNISCDSRGQAIKARFLYGENMPPQDAEIGHRNPLKQTNKTKRSCPFGRVPVNLLNSPDCDAKTDGTAVPSFIKRQISGSECRDLIVAASKSSGNDSYELRNLKSIQNIYSKEPLVSDEKSSEFITDSVTLKNKMEPSLLTKLEETKEHQEPKVAESKQKLWQSKRKSECVNQDSVASSSQRQIPEITRKVDIEKHVTFEQPVFSVSKQSPPISASKWFDPKSICKTPSSNTLDDYMSCFRTPLVKNDFPPACQLSTPYSQLAYFQQQQQQIPSTPLQNLQISASSSTNECISVKGKIYSILKQIGSGGSSKVFQVLNEKKQIYAIKYVNLEEADSQTIDSYRNEIAYLNKLQQHSDKIIRLYDYEITDHYIYMVMECGNIDLNSWLKKKKSINPWERKSYWKNMLEAVHTIHQHGIVHSDLKPANFLIVDGMLKLIDFGIANQMQPDTTSIVKDSQVGTVNYMPPEAIKDMSSSRENGKSKSKISPKSDVWSLGCILYYMTYGKTPFQHIINQISKLHAIIDPNHEIELPDIPEKDLQDVLKCCLIRDPKQRISIPELLAHPYVQIHPGNQVAKGTTEEMKYVLGQLVGLNSPNSILKVAKTLYERYSSGESHDSSSSETFEKRWGKK, from the exons atggaggTAGAAGATTTAAGTGGCAGAGAATTGACAATTGATTCCATAATGAACAAAGTgagagatattaaaaataaatttaaaaatgaagaacttACTGATGAACTAAGCTTGAATAAAGTATCTGCTGATACTACAG ATAACTCGGGAACTGTTAACCAAATTATGATGATGGCGAACAACCCAGAGGATTGGTTGAATTTGTTGCTCAAATTAGAGAAAAACAGTGTCCCCCTAAATGATGCTCTTTTAAATAAACTGATTGGTCGTTACAGTCAAGCAATTGAAGCACTTCCTGCAGATAAATATGGCCAAAATGAGAGTTTTGCTCGAATTCAAGTGAGATTTGCTGAATTAAAAGC TATTCAAGAACCAGATGATGCACGTGATTACTTTCAAATGGCCAGAGCAAACTGCAAGAAATTTGCTTTTGTGCATATATCTTTTGCACAATTTGAATTGTCACAAG gtAATTTCAAAAAAAGTAAGCAACTTCTTCAGAAAGCTGTAGAACGTGGAGCAGTACCACTAGAAATGCTGGAAATTGCCATACAGAATTTAAACCTCCAAAAAAAGCAACTGctttcagaagaggaaaagaagaatttATCAG CATCTGCAATATTAACTGGCCAAGAATCATTCTCCAGTTCACTTGGACATTTACAAAACAGGAACATCAGTTGTGATTCCAGAGGTCAAGCTATTAAAGCCAGGTTTTTGTATGG agAGAACATGCCCCCACAAGATGCAGAAATAGGTCATCGAAATCCCTtgaaacaaactaacaaaactaAACGA TCATGCCCGTTTGGAAGAGTCCCAGTTAACCTTCTAAATAGCCCAGATTGTGATGCGAAGACAGATGGTACAGCTGTGCCAAGTTTCATAAAAAG ACAGATCTCTGGATCAGAATGCCGAGATTTGATTGTGGCTGCATCTAAATCAAGTGGAAATGATTCTTATGAATTGAGAAATTtaaag tcTATTCAAAATATCTATTCCAAGGAACCTCTGGTGtcagatgaaaagagttctgaatTTATTACTGATTCAGTAACCCTGAAGAATAAAATGGAACCAAGTCTTCTAACTAAATTAGAAG AAACTAAAGAACATCAAGAACCAAAGGTTGCAGAAAGTAAACAAAAACTATGGCAATCTAAGAGAAAGTCAGAATGTGTGAACCAGGATTCTGTTGCATCTTCAAGTCAGCGGCAGATTCCAGAGATAACCCGAAAAGTTGATATAGAG AAACATGTCACTTTTGAGCAACCTGTCTTTTCAGTTTCAAAGCAGTCACCACCTATATCGGCATCCAAATGGTTTGATCCAAAATCTATTTGTAAGACACCAAGCAGCAATACCTTGGATGATTACATGAGCTG ttttagaaCCCCACTTGTAAAGAATGACTTTCCACCTGCTTGTCAGTTGTCAACACCTTATAGTCAGCTTGCCTATttccagcagcaacagcagcaaatTCCCTCTACGCCACTTCAGAATTTACAG attTCAGCAtcctcttcaacaaatgaatgCATTTCAGTTAAAGGAAAAATCTATTCTATATTAAAGCAGATAGGAAGTGGAGGTTCAAGTAAG GTATTTCAGGTGTTGAATGAAAAGAAACAGATATATGCTATAAAATATGTGAACTTAGAAGAAGCAGATAGCCAAACTATTGATAGTTACCGGAACGAAATAGCTTATTTGAATAAACTGCAACAACATAGTGATAAGATCATCCGACTTTATGAtta TGAAATCACAGACCACTACATCTACATGGTAATGGAGTGTGGAAATATTGATCTTAATAGttggcttaaaaagaaaaaatctatcaATCCATGGGAGCGCAAGAGTTACTGGAAAAATATGTTGGAGGCAGTTCACACAATCCATCAACAtg gcattGTTCACAGTGATCTGAAACCTGCTAACTTTCTAATAGTTGATGGAATGCTAAAGCTAATTGATTTTGGGATTGCAAACCAAATGCAACCGGATACAACAAGTATCGTTAAAGATTCTCAG GTTGGCACGGTTAATTATATGCCACCAGAAGCTATCAAAGATATGTCTTCCTcaagagagaatgggaaatccaaGTCAAAG aTAAGCCCCAAAAGTGATGTTTGGTCTTTAGGATGCATTTTATACTATATGACTTATGGGAAAACACCATTTCAGCATATAATTAATCAGATTTCTAAATTACATGCCATAATTGACCCTAATCATGAAATTGAATTACCTGATATCCCAGAGAAAGACCTTCAAGATGTTTTAAAG tgttGTTTAATAAGGGACCCTAAACAGAGGATATCCATTCCTGAGCTCCTGGCACATCCATATGTTCAAATTCATCCAG gtAACCAAGTGGCTAAGGGAACCACTGAAGAAATGAAATATGTTCTGGGACAACTTGTTGGTCTGAATTCTCCTAACTCCATTTTGAAAGTTGCTAAA